CGAACTAGAGGGATTATAACCATGTCATCCTCAGGGAGCTAGATGCTTTTCATGCTattgaattttggttttatGAGACTCAAAGATAATGATAGATAAACTATGTGCCAATGTGGTCTAAACAAGTTGCATATATGAGGTATGTAGTTCCCAACTGAGTCATTCCACCCATTCACGCTTACCGTTTCGAAAAATTTGATACCATATTCATCAGCCAATGCTTGGCCCCTTGATGTTGGGACAGCCTacaagaggattcctataatGTCAGGAAAAAATACAGCCACTCAAGATATGTCTCTAGACAGATTTCGATCATTACCCTTTTGCTCTCATCCATGTCAGCTTTGTTACCCACCAATATTTTGTTCACATTGTCAGAAGCATGCTGCTCAATGTTCCCGATCCAGTTCCTGATGTCTACACAAATATTAGACCAGGGGATCATACATATGTAAAGCTTCaatttagcttttttattttttattttttataaatgttaatCCAGCTCACTAATACCATGTGAGCTATATAAGCCTGATAATGAAGAAGCAAAATGCAAGacgaagaaaagaaaaggagataTACTATTAAAAGATGATTCATCTGTTACATCGTAGACCAGCAATATACCCATGGCTCCCCTGTAATAAGCTACAAGAAACAATTGACAAACATCACAAAATtgaataaaacaaagaaatttgtcacattaagagaaaaaagaaagaaaagaaaacaactaGACCTTACCCATGGTATCAAATATCAACACCTAAACCAGCACTTAGTTTCTTAAAATTCTAGGCATGATTTTACGAAACTAAATGCAGGGGCAGGAGTCCAGTTTATGTCATTAAAAGGGTATGATTTTTGGACTTGCAGATGAATGTCATTCTTAGAAACGGACACAAGAGTTGATCACAAcatcaagaaaattataaaaacatgaCACAGATACGTGTCTTATTGTGAATCAATAATATTGAACACTATAAACATATGTTTGCCTATCCATTTGCATGCAAAGATCCATGACCTGCAGTTAAGTTTCTTAATCAAATTTCTTAATACACTTATAATTTCTAAACTTGTTCTAGGTAAATAAAAAGTCGCCAACCACCCGGTTGGTCTAATGACTCTAATGGCACCTCCAGATTGAAGGGGAGGGGGGTTCGGGTTAAGTAGGACATTCTAACTGTGCTCTAAAAAAAGGGTTTAAGTAAAGAATTCTTCATATGGGTCCAAATAAGTATCAACTACAAGTTGACACAGTGTTGCATCCCCAACTCTAACTTGTTGATACAAGAAATCTCCTATAAATCATAGCCAAAGGCAAATAGTCTAAAACCAAGTGCACCttaaataaaacatattttgaaaaagtgcGGTTTCAAGCCCATGTACCAAATGGGCACACCTTAGCATAGCATATTAGTAGGTGCTACTTTGAGCAATATAATATTGCAGGTCATTttgaaagaaaacaataaatagTTGATCGGAAAATTTTAGGTACCTGTTGTAATTGTACGAAAACGTTCTTGGCCAGCAGTATCCCATATTTGTAATTTGATACGCTTACCATCAAGCTCTACGGTCCTAATCTTAAAGTCAATCCTGATTATggaattataataagaaaaaaaaaagttcaggAAAGTATTGAAAACGATGAAACTAGCTAATACTAAtactaatataaaaacaaatcaaaggGTCTGAAAAACACACCCAATCGTTGTAATGAAACTTGTTGTAAAAGAATCATCTGAGAAACGTAATAGCAAGCAACTCTTTCCTACTCCTGCATatacataattataatatgtGAGAAATATATCTAAtttttattcccaaaaaaaaaaaaaaaaaaaaaaaagtggtgagAAAAGAGAGTCACTTGCCACTATCGCCGATGAGAAGGAGCTTGATTAGGTGATCGTAGTCGGCTCGAGCTCTGGTCGCCATGTCCGAGCTCCAAGTGAAGTTGGGCTGAATTGGACtttattatctctctctctctttcttctacGAAAGTCTctctgttttcattttttcaatGAAGTTTTAAAGTTTAATATCTGTATCTTTGGCGGGGGAGGGATCTGCTGTGTCTCGGGTGAAGCGAGGAGAAATGCATGTTTGATGACGTGGCATTTATTTGGGCGGTGATTGGTTTCAGCTTGCTTGTTGTGTTGGTCTTTCATGGCTACGAATG
The DNA window shown above is from Quercus lobata isolate SW786 chromosome 7, ValleyOak3.0 Primary Assembly, whole genome shotgun sequence and carries:
- the LOC115953293 gene encoding ras-related protein RABE1c-like; the protein is MATRARADYDHLIKLLLIGDSGVGKSCLLLRFSDDSFTTSFITTIGIDFKIRTVELDGKRIKLQIWDTAGQERFRTITTAYYRGAMGILLVYDVTDESSFNNIRNWIGNIEQHASDNVNKILVGNKADMDESKRAVPTSRGQALADEYGIKFFETSAKTNLNVEQVFFSIARDIKQRLTETDSKAEPQTINISKPDPAKGSTATTEWSTCCSS